From Aspergillus fumigatus Af293 chromosome 5, whole genome shotgun sequence, a single genomic window includes:
- a CDS encoding Hid1 family protein yields MGASESKLVFKQGIFRLSEEKAIPADDPYWSRFWELPESTEDVFSLFTPADIRRTRDHALPNFETLLLSITSRLTFLKNHPSFPDPDLAPERDVLNCIRILTRILPFIYEAEHLEEWEDNFFWGRRKKNTRGARPGAEVLFDESQAEGRQEETLPGTNDYEDVKPLAEELIDNLLDLLFYTDFTIPKLATTKGKVSYSIWQSGVGCNTSMGSSKELESNRCEILRLLLTLTGKAMYMPLSKILMQVTNSYLPGSQKSIKWAPEMLILFWEALQCNKRFRSFIIDSSRSHDFAILCIFYAIEYKTDASKQGVVRMCIFILQTMSVEPNFGKSLNMKFEAQETLPQNIRIPGFRGTYGDYLVMSIHTLLTASKGKLNAVYPALLAIINNVAPYLEHLSPATCSRLLQLFSSMSAPSFLLANETNHALLASVLESINSILEHQFTKNPFLVYAILKYRKRFEAVRAFTLESGQQEIERQNERRKAKAAFRDSSSSPTLSQAEEDPHVSSGARSPLTRIPEENSPFAIGGDESDDQHDGQDTPSQSSPSAQNSRRPSISSAIDESVPLQLRGMSEKARGKMPAGQPSFSRQNSITSQSSISAMFSTSSGFTPTVAWLESWLPDLPLHTILTIISGIAPHIPDSAFQTTSNPEARTLIANLPSFAEEPTIQGLLSEPPPIRVHSFEWSALSLGWYESLLWGFIFSSEMVVGTASGATPGTVGVWNGTGIKLFKVQEAAAQGPSLLAPKGAVDAVGSNLVQRIGNLSLRRSNTQDSQSGSRPPSVREV; encoded by the exons ATGGGAGCCTCGGAGTCGAAGTTGGTCTTCAAGCAGGGAATCTTCCGTCTgtcagaggagaaggctatCCCTGCTGATGATCCTTACTGGTCCAGA TTCTGGGAGCTCCCAGAGTCGACAGAAGATGTATTCAGCTTATTCACTCCCGCAGATATACGACGGACGCGAGACCATGCATTACCTAACTTTGAGACACTATTGCTTTCAATAACGTCTCGTCTTACCTTTCTGAAGAATCATCCGTCTTTTCCAGATCCCGACCTCGCTCCCGAGAGAGATGTTCTCAACTGTATCCGCATTCTCACGCGCATCCTTCCCTTCATCTATGAGGCTGAGCATTTAGAAGAATGGGAGGATAATTTTTTTTGGGGTCGGCGCAAGAAAAATACTAGAGGAGCTCGACCGGGAGCAGAAGTCCTATTTGACGAATCGCAGGCTGAAGGACGCCAGGAGGAGACGTTGCCTGGAACAAATGACTATGAAGATGTGAAGCCCTTGGCCGAGGAATTGATCGACAACctgctggatctcttatTTTATACGGACTTTACGATCCCAAAGCTCGCAACGACTAAGGGTAAGGTATCATACTCGATATGGCAAAGCGGTGTCGGCTGCAATACTTCCATGGGCTCTAGCAAAGAGCTCGAAAGCAACCGGTGCGAGATTTTGCGACTATTGCTTACATTAACTGGAAAGGCGATGTACATGCCGCTGAGTAAGATTCTT ATGCAAGTTACGAACTCCTACCTTCCAGGTAGCCAGAAATCGATCAAATGGGCTCCGGAAATGCTCATCTTGTTCTGGGAGGCCCTTCAGTGCAACAAGCGATTCAGGTCATTTATCATCGACTCAAGTCGCTCCCATGACTTTGCCATTCTCTGTATCTTTTACGCTATCGAGTACAAAACTGACGCATCCAAGCAAGGCGTTGTGAGAATGTGCATCTTTATTTTACAAACAATGAGCGTGGAACCGAACTTCGGGAAAAGCCTCAACATGAAATTTGAGGCTCAGGAGACGCTACCTCAGAACATACGTATTCCGGGCTTCAGAGGTACCTATGGTGATTACCTCGTGATG TCCATCCATACTTTGCTTACCGCAAGTAAAGGCAAGCTGAACGCTGTCTATCCAGCACTTTTAgcgatcatcaacaacgtGGCTCCTTACTTGGAACATCTTTCACCCGCCACATGCTCCAGACTTCTGCAGCTCTTCTCCTCAATGTCCGCTCCCAGTTTCCTCCTAGCTAACGAAACGAACCATGCCCTCCTAGCCTCAGTGCTTGAATCCATAAACTCAATACTCGAACACCAATTCACCA AAAACCCGTTTCTAGTATATGCCATTTTAAAATACAGGAAACGTTTCGAAGCTGTCCGAGCCTTCACTCTCGAAAGTGGACAGCAGGAGATCGAACGCCAGAATGAAAGGAGAAAAGCTAAAGCTGCATTTCGCGACTCGTCCTCTAGCCCTACCCTGTCGCAGGCTGAAGAGGATCCTCATGTGTCGTCAGGTGCACGTTCGCCCTTGACTCGTATTCCTGAGGAGAATAGCCCTTTCGCTATTGGCGGCGACGAATCGGATGACCAACATGACGGGCAAGACACGCCGTCGCAGTCATCTCCGTCAGCGCAGAACTCAAGAAGACCGTCGATATCATCAGCTATCGATGAAAGTGTCCCTCTGCAATTACGAGGAATGTCTGAGAAGGCCAGAGGTAAGATGCCTGCTGGGCAGCCATCGTTCTCCCGGCAGAACAGCATCACCAGTCAGAGTAGTATATCCGCCATGTTCTCCACTTCCAGTGGTTTTACGCCGACTGTTGCTTGG TTGGAGTCATGGTTACCagatcttcctcttcacACTATTCTCACTATTATTTCGGGCATTGCTCCTCACATTCCCGATTCGGCTTTCCAAACCACGTCAAACCCGGAAGCTCGGACTTTAATTGCGAATCTTCCCTCTTTTGCAGAGGAGCCCACAATTCAAGGGCTGTTATCAGAACCTCCACCTATTCGGGTACATTCTTTTGAATGGTCAGCCCTATCCTTGGGGTGGTATGAGTCTTTGCTTTGGggtttcatcttctccagtgAGATGGTAGTTGGCACCGCATCTGGAGCCACACCCGGCACTGTTGGCGTGTGGAACGGAACAGGAATCAAACTTTTCAAGGTTCAGGAGGCGGCCGCGCAAGGTCCAAGCTTGCTCGCTCCGAAAGGCGCAGTCGATGCGGTTGGAAGCAACTTGGTGCAGCGCATCGGGAATTTGAGTCTGAGGCGCAGTAATACACAGGATTCGCAGAGTGGCTCGAGACCACCATCTGTCCGAGAAGTATAG
- a CDS encoding H3 histone acetyltransferase RTT109: MSKVDVDLGDSLAKVLPTGVKVTIRHISSAPSPCVALFAAPPGEEPESTFCENHFLAVSISPNENEESEVIIFGIEVLVYGTAHLTTIFVSKADSTGYLHLLKNAPKVSLLRLISNAFLSFLVQTHQRPGVRLMVSLFARAQNQYLFPGSIENPEKHVLDDRGLIKWWCRVIDPILREYEPETGSHEKAVDDQTQESAKSSATAFLIVPGCDKFETRGFFPITARSDGKDRPRWLNSYPLHQLCDNPNAPPRCLVPRFPDDPKTRFLIDLDDELPESTGAAGSKENSGHWRSVKSLAQFWEMMSFRQECSAGRLVGFLWLVINPPGLVNSVQMTSSRVASRDVENVLSESAKTTHDATKQKDEAASVSSPPHPSTSGLQTSPIALPGVSSSDTHATVQQATGPSAFFWPDTGRGHAVLSEEDYKAAINFLIDQDFNTKHKAIASTKAWAEKVASLADQLWVGQRVEGRNATTEPGQKHTDATTVINTAFVRKRKTADEESDKPGEVRGAPGDSEEVNPTPVQSNQAPSVNVLNANLLRKKKKT; encoded by the coding sequence ATGTCGAAAGTTGATGTCGACCTGGGAGATTCCTTGGCCAAGGTGCTCCCCACGGGGGTAAAGGTGACGATCCGCCATATCTCATCGGCCCCAAGCCCGTGTGTGGCTCTCTTCGCAGCTCCACCAGGCGAAGAACCCGAGTCGACTTTCTGCGAGAATCATTTCCTCGCAGTCTCCATTAGTCCCAATGAAAACGAGGAGTCGGAAGTGATCATCTTTGGGATCGAAGTGCTGGTCTACGGCACCGCGCATCTGACAACCATTTTCGTCTCCAAAGCCGATTCAACTGGCTACCTGCATCTGCTCAAGAATGCACCCAAGGTCTCACTTCTCAGACTGATTTCAAATGCATTTCTTTCATTTCTTGTGCAGACCCATCAACGGCCAGGGGTTCGGTTGATGGTGTCCCTGTTTGCCCGAGCCCAGAATCAGTACTTGTTTCCTGGGAGCATCGAGAACCCTGAAAAGCATGTCTTGGATGATCGTGGGTTAATCAAGTGGTGGTGTCGAGTCATCGACCCCATTCTACGAGAATATGAGCCTGAGACGGGTTCTCATGAAAAGGCAGTGGATGATCAAACTCAGGAGTCGGCGAAGAGTTCAGCAACAGCCTTCCTGATTGTTCCTGGATGCGACAAGTTCGAGACTCGGGGCTTCTTCCCAATCACAGCGAGGTCTGATGGCAAGGATCGACCGAGATGGTTAAATAGCTACCCTCTCCATCAGCTCTGCGATAACCCCAACGCTCCACCACGGTGTCTCGTCCCTCGCTTCCCAGATGATCCCAAGACACGCTTTCTGATCGACCTGGACGATGAATTGCCAGAGTCGACGGGAGCTGCAGGCTCCAAGGAGAATTCTGGTCATTGGCGAAGCGTGAAGTCTCTTGCGCAGTTTTGGGAGATGATGTCCTTTCGACAGGAATGTTCGGCCGGCCGATTAGTTGGGTTCTTGTGGCTTGTCATTAATCCGCCAGGCCTTGTCAATTCGGTTCAGATGACGAGCTCTCGTGTCGCTTCGCGGGATGTCGAGAATGTTCTTTCTGAATCCGCAAAGACAACCCACGATGCGACCAAGCAAAAGGATGAAGCAGCGTCTGTGTCTTCTCCACCGCACCCTTCCACAAGTGGTCTCCAGACATCACCAATCGCCCTACCCGGTGTCTCGTCTTCCGATACCCATGCCACAGTACAGCAAGCTACGGGACCCAGTGCGTTCTTTTGGCCAGACACAGGCCGGGGACACGCAGTCCTGAGTGAGGAAGACTATAAGGCGGCAATCAACTTTCTCATCGATCAAGACTTTAACACCAAGCATAAGGCTATCGCCAGCACCAAGGCATGGGCCGAGAAAGTCGCCTCGCTCGCTGATCAGCTTTGGGTTGGTCAACGGGTTGAGGGGAGAAATGCTACGACGGAGCCTGGTCAGAAACATACGGACGCTACAACTGTCATTAACACAGCCTTTGTTCGGAAGCGCAAAACGGCTGATGAGGAGAGCGACAAGCCTGGCGAGGTACGAGGTGCGCCAGGGGATTCTGAAGAAGTCAACCCAACTCCCGTCCAGTCGAATCAGGCACCCAGCGTGAACGTGCTCAATGCCAACCTGCTtcgaaagaagaagaagacatag
- a CDS encoding putative ceramide glucosyltransferase: protein MLDLQSHLSRLNVGLAVGHGELAWSTAVGWTNVRYVDRWRHFSRRPRISYAASSSNAPHVTVIRPVKGLEPYLYDCLAATFYQDYPHDKLTIYFCVSSRADPAYPTLRKLLSDFPHADAHIYVEEEDPLLQPNNAVNYNLGPNPKIRNMSRAYREAKGDIVWILDCNVWVGRGVCGRMVDRLCGLGDTPGRKHKFVHHLPIAVDVTGTSGLREERQALLQACAQGDSASERRDAFAMIEQQHREVGWLATGGGRLEELFLASSHAKMYTAINTVLIAPCIVGKSNMFRRSHLDYLTKPSPTEAQPRRPGIDYFSDNICEDHLVGDLLWKQQIREEKELGESWGKHGMVFGDLAIQPVASMSVRGYMARRVRWLRVRKFTVLLATLVEPGTESILCSLYGAWGVTTSLAQFLQRQGFGFADHLTSWTAFFSIFFLSIAAWILVDWTLYIKLHSAKTVELNDDTPCFAQPPERRRTRRPFSHWLAAWLGREMLALPIWIWAFYGGVTVQWRDRRFRVGLNMKVREIKDGKGVQIEGSYSSPASRLSSSGQGKARCD from the exons ATGCTAGACCTTCAGTCGCATTTGAGCCGCTTGAATGTCGGATTGGCCGTCGGACATGGCGAACTTGCGTGGTCGACTGCAGTGGGTTGG ACTAATGTGCGGTACGTGGACAGATGGAGGCATTTCTCGCGCAGACCTCGGATATCCTATGcagcctcatcctccaacgCCCCTCACGTCACCGTGATTCGGCCCGTCAAAGGCCTTGAGCCGTATCTCTACGACTGCCTGGCTGCGACTTTCTATCAAGACTATCCCCATGACAAACTGACCATCTACTTTTGCGTTTCGTCTCGAGCAGATCCCGCTTATCCAACGCTGCGCAAACTTCTGTCGGATTTTCCGCACGCCGACGCGCACATCTAcgtcgaagaagaggatccGTTACTCCAGCCTAACAATGCAGTCAACTACAATCTGGGGCCGAATCCGAAGATCCGCAACATGAGCCGTGCTTACCGAGAggccaagggggatattgtCTGGATCCTGGACTGCAACGTGTGGGTTGGGCGAGGGGTTTGTGGGCGGATGGTGGACAGACTATGCGGGCTTGGGGACACCCCGGGCAGGAAGCACAAGTTCGTACACCACTTGCCCATTGCAGTAGATGTGACAGGAACGAGTGGGTTGAGGGAGGAGCGGCAGGCCCTTCTTCAAGCGTGTGCCCAAGGCGATTCTGCTTCCGAGAGGCGCGACGCTTTTGCCATGATTGAGCAACAGCACCGAGAAGTTGGCTGGCTAGCGACTGGGGGCGGCCGATTAGAGGAGTTGTTTCTGGCGTCCTCGCACGCGAAGATGTATACCGCCATTAACACTGTTCTCATTGCGCCGTGCATTGTTGGGAAATCCAACATGTTTCGCCGGTCTCATTTGGACTATTTGACGAAGCCATCCCCGACGGAAGCGCAGCCACGCCGCCCCGGTATTGATTATTTCTCTGACAATATCTGCGAGGATCATTTGGTCGGTGATCTTCTTTGGAAACAGCAGATAcgtgaagagaaggaactGGGCGAAAGCTGGGGCAAACACGGCATGGTCTTTGGCGACCTGGCGATCCAGCCTGTGGCGAGCATGAGTGTCCGGGGCTATATGGCACGGCGAGTTCGGTGGCTGCGCGTACGCAAGTTCACCGTCCTTCTTGCGACTCTGGTTGAGCCAGGCACAGAATCAATCCTATGTTCTCTGTACGGAGCATGGGGTGTTACCACATCTCTTGCTCAATTCCTGCAGCGCCAAGGATTCGGGTTCGCAGACCACCTGACCTCGTGGACTGcattcttctcgatcttctttCTGAGCATCGCTGCCTGGATATTGGTCGACTGGACATTGTACATCAAGTTACATTCCGCGAAGACCGTCGAGCTGAACGACGACACGCCCTGCTTTGCACAACCTCCCGAACGCCGAAGGACGAGGCGGCCGTTCTCCCACTGGCTTGCGGCATGGTTGGGCCGAGAGATGCTCGCTTTGCCCATCTGGATTTGGGCCTTCTACGGGGGTGTCACTGTTCAATGGCGTGACCGACGATTCCGGGTCGGGCTTAATATGAAGGTCCGGGAAATCAAGGATGGGAAGGGCGTCCAGATAGAAGGTTCCTACTCCAGTCCAGCCTCACGCTTATCATCCAGTGGGCAAGGCAAGGCTCGATGCGACTAA
- a CDS encoding ankyrin repeat domain-containing protein translates to MSTSTPVKLSFEAIDDLIYDARAGDLEALKADLATQSKEHNCPEAWIIASAIDAEPEAEGGTGSCLLHFPAANGNAEILNYLLATLTAQSAAPLSAEQIAAVVNHRNHSGNTPLHWAALNTHLGCVKALVEAGADIGVKNDAGLDAIFLAERTAWSTEEEGKEVPAEEEGAGKMSKGRQVVEWLLSSDKAGDLEEGLSVSAGVGAEGSASGSGSGETMDVDEKN, encoded by the exons ATGTCGACATCCACACCAGTCAAGCTCTCCTTCGAGGCAATCGACGACCTCATCTACGACGCTCGCGCAGGCGACCTGGAAGCCCTCAAGGCCGATCTCGCCACCCAAAGCAAAGAGCACAACTGCCCCGAGGCCTGGATCATCGCCTCCGCCATTGACGCCGAGCCCGAGGCCGAGGGTGGCACGGGGTCCTGTCTGCTTCATTTCCCCGCTGCGAATGGCAATGCCG AAATCCTCAACTATCTCCTGGCAACTCTAACCGCGCAATCTGCTGCGCCGCTCTCGGCGGAGCAGATCGCGGCTGTGGTTAACCATCGGAATCACTCGGGCAACACGCCTCTGCACTGGGCTGCGCTGAACACTCATCTAGGTTGTGTGAAGGCACTTGTGGAGGCGGGTGCGGATATCGGTGTTAAGAATGATGCGGGGCTGGATGCGATTTTCCTGGCGGAGAGGACGGCTTGGTcgaccgaggaggagggtaaGGAGGTGcctgctgaggaagaaggtgcTGGGAAGATGTCCAAGGGTCGGCAGGTTGTGGAGTGGTTGTTGAGCTCGGATAAGGCTGGTGACTTGGAGGAAGGGCTCAGTGTTAGCGCTGGTGTTGGTGCTGAAGGGTCAGCGTCAGGGTCGGGGTCTGGGGAGAcgatggatgtggatgagaAGAATTGA
- a CDS encoding WW domain-containing protein, protein MSANPPSSPLERPPSTEKGATDSLSELPVDNQGESKTRERDIHEEEQSTQNKVDGNDTSQSKTQDAGEKVTRPQNDKENTKEEDASAPPLPDEPLPPPLPNEAPPDGDDGWEPVWDATAQAYYFYNRFTGVSQWENPRVPDAPIASAPALAPVPFSDAAEGVKATSPVVGGYNPAIHGDYDPTAPYAQQYEEPTLGGAAADPSSSYEAVGAFNRFTGRWQPATLTPENYNDENKSRRQLNAFFDVDAAANAHDGRSLRAERSARKLTKKELKMFKEKRREKKEEKRRAWLRD, encoded by the coding sequence ATGTCCGCGAACCCTCCATCTAGTCCTCTTGAGCGTCCCCCCAGCACAGAGAAAGGCGCCACGGACAGCTTATCCGAGCTGCCCGTGGACAACCAGGGAGAATCCAAGACTCGCGAACGGGATATTCATGAGGAAGAACAATCAACACAGAACAAGGTCGATGGAAATGACACATCACAAAGCAAGACACAAGATGCCGGAGAAAAAGTAACACGCCCACAAAATGATAAAGAGAAtaccaaggaggaggacgctTCTGCGCCACCATTACCAGACGAGCCACTCCCACCACCGCTTCCCAACGAAGCTCCTCCCGATGGGGATGATGGCTGGGAGCCCGTCTGGGATGCAACCGCTCAAGCGTACTACTTCTACAACCGCTTCACAGGCGTTTCGCAATGGGAGAACCCACGGGTGCCGGATGCACCAATAGCGTCAGCACCAGCATTGGCACCGGTGCCTTTCAGCGACGCCGCGGAAGGTGTAAAGGCCACAAGCCCGGTCGTAGGCGGTTACAACCCGGCGATCCATGGTGATTACGATCCCACAGCGCCATACGCGCAGCAGTATGAGGAGCCCACTCTCGGAGGTGCTGCGGCGGATCCCAGTAGCTCCTACGAGGCTGTTGGTGCATTCAACAGGTTCACGGGCCGGTGGCAGCCTGCCACCCTGACTCCGGAGAACTACAATGATGAGAATAAATCGCGACGGCAGTTGAATGCGTTCTTTGATGTGGATGCGGCTGCCAATGCCCATGACGGGCGGAGTCTCCGGGCGGAGCGCAGTGCTAGGAAACTCACCAAGAAGGAATTGAAGAtgttcaaggagaagagaagagagaagaaagaggagaaacgGAGGGCATGGCTACGCGATTGA
- the rodA gene encoding hydrophobin family protein: MKFSLSAAVLAFAVSVAALPQHDVNAAGNGVGNKGNANVRFPVPDDITVKQATEKCGDQAQLSCCNKATYAGDVTDIDEGILAGTLKNLIGGGSGTEGLGLFNQCSKLDLQIPIIGIPIQDLVNQKCKQNIACCQNSPSDASGSLIGLGLPCIALGSIL; encoded by the exons ATGAAGTTCTCTTTGAGCGCTGCTGTCCTCGCTTTCGCCGTCTCCGTGGCCGCCCTTCCTCAGCACGATGTTAACGCTGCTGGCAATGGTGTTGGCAACAAGGGCAACGCCAACGTCCGCTTCCCCGTTCCTGACGACATCACCGTGAAGCAGGCAACCGAGAAGTGTGGTGACCAGGCTCAGCTCTCTTGCTGCAACAAGGCCACCTACGCCGGTGATGTCACCGACATTGACGAGGGCATCCTTGCTGGTACCCTCAAGAACCTCATCGGTGGTGGATCCGGCACCGAGGGCCTTGGTCTCTTCAACCAGTGCTCCAAGCTGGACCTCCAGA TCCCCATCATTGGTATTCCAATCCAGGATCTGGTCAACCAGAAGTGCAAGCAGAACATTGCCTGCTGCCAGAACTCTCCTTCCGATGCC AGCGGTTCCCTCATTGGACTGGGTCTTCCTTGCATTGCCCTTGGTTCTATCCTGTAA
- a CDS encoding NAD(P)H-dependent flavin oxidoreductase: MDLELVEGTPVADGSTVPVVQGGMQWVGYAELAAAVSNAGGLGILTALTQPTPEDLRKEIRRCRTMTKKPFGVNLTLLPALVPPDYAAYAQVIIDEGVKIVETAGNNPGPVITQLKKANTIILHKCTTIRHAKSAVKLGVDFLSIDGFECAGHVGEHDITNFILLSRARQELNVPFIASGGFADGQGLAAALALGAEGINMGTRFMCTVEAPIHQKVKEAIVASDENNTNLVMRRWKNTSRLFKNKVSEEALKIERESKTGEFAEIAPFVSGKRGREVFLNGDIDYGVWTAGQVIGLIHDIPTCADLLQRIEREAVQAIDRSRSLYTATTGQSKL; this comes from the exons ATGGACTTGGAGTTGGTGGAAGGGACTCCGGTTGCTGACGGATCTACAGTCCCTGTGGTACAGGGAGGTATGCAGTGGGTTGGATACGCAGAGCTCGCTGCGGCGGTTAGCAACGCAGGTGGTCTGGGAATT CTCACTGCACTCACGCAACCCACCCCCGAAGACCTTCGCAAGGAGATTCGCCGATGCCGAACCATGACCAAGAAGCCATTCGGCGTGAATCTGACGCTCCTCCCGGCCCTCGTGCCCCCAGACTACGCTGCCTACGCACAAGTAATCATCGACGAGGGCGTCAAGATCGTCGAGACAGCGGGCAATAACCCCGGCCCCGTGATCACGCAGCTGAAGAAGGCCAACACGATCATCCTGCACAAGTGCACGACCATCCGCCACGCCAAGTCCGCCGTGAAGCTAGGCGTAGACTTCCTCTCCATCGACGGTTTCGAGTGCGCCGGTCACGTTGGCGAGCATGACATCACAaacttcattctcctcaGCCGGGCGCGCCAGGAACTCAACGTGCCGTTCATCGCCTCGGGCGGCTTCGCGGACGGACAGGGTCTTGCAGCAGCGCTGGCGCTCGGTGCGGAAGGTATCAACATGGGTACGCGGTTCATGTGCACTGTTGAGGCGCCCATCCAtcagaaggtcaaggaggcCATTGTGGCGTCGGACGAGAACAACACCAACCTGGTTATGAGACGGTGGAAGAACACCTCCCGTCTGTTCAAGAACAAGGTGTCGGAGGAGGCGCTGAAGATTGAGAGGGAGAGCAAGACGGGCGAGTTTGCCGAGATTGCGCCCTTCGTTAGCGGCAAGAGAGGCCGCGAGGTGTTCCTGAACGGCGACATTGACTACGGT GTATGGACCGCCGGTCAAGTCATTGGGCTGATTCACGATATCCCGACGTGCGCGGACCTCCTGCAGCGGATTGAGAGAGAGGCTGTCCAGGCCATTGATCGGTCTAGGTCGTTGTACACGGCAACCACAGGCCAAAGCAAGCTGTGA